A window of Cryptomeria japonica chromosome 3, Sugi_1.0, whole genome shotgun sequence contains these coding sequences:
- the LOC131070040 gene encoding uncharacterized protein LOC131070040: MRMPEFLLPSCFTDMRTKQNLITCLYQTKLAGAYKFVTVTWSKSLLSQDFTVHVNEPECHNICKVEMRPWLFRRKGSKSFNVKGKKVCVLWDLSNAKYICGPEPNEGFFVALVCEEEVILLLGDMQKEAYKKAKARSPNTEPALLSRREHVFGNTYYSTKAQLGEQGKTHDIVIECHAKEAKEPRLYVRVDRQIVLQVKHLIWKFRGNETIKIDGTPIEVFWDVHNWLFSPSIGHAVFMFQSSIKDEDKDDKASCPPAAVFQWPNAAVGFKEKRFMRSGSSSSCRSSVIQWVGSSSCKGIDIAGPASAGLSLLLYAWKSE; the protein is encoded by the coding sequence ATGAGAATGCCTGAGTTCTTACTTCCTTCCTGCTTCACAGACATGAGAACAAAGCAGAACTTGATCACTTGTTTGTATCAGACAAAGCTAGCAGGTGCCTACAAGTTTGTGACTGTAACATGGTCCAAAAGCCTGCTGAGTCAGGACTTCACTGTCCATGTCAATGAACCAGAGTGCCATAATATCTGCAAGGTTGAGATGAGACCATGGCTGTTCAGGAGGAAGGGATCCAAGAGTTTCAATGTGAAGGGCAAGAAGGTGTGTGTTTTGTGGGATCTCAGCAATGCCAAGTACATCTGTGGCCCAGAGCCAAATGAGGGCTTTTTTGTAGCCCTGGTCTGTGAGGAGGAAGTTATTTTGCTGCTTGGAGACATGCAAAAGGAGGCCTACAAGAAAGCCAAGGCTAGATCCCCTAATACCGAGCCTGCATTGTTATCTAGGAGAGAGCATGTGTTTGGGAACACTTATTACTCCACTAAAGCACAGCTTGGAGAGCAAGGAAAAACCCATGATATAGTTATAGAATGTCATGCTAAGGAAGCCAAGGAGCCAAGATTGTATGTTAGGGTTGATAGGCAGATTGTGTTGCAGGTGAAGCATTTGATCTGGAAGTTCAGGGGAAATGAGACTATAAAGATTGATGGGACACCCATTGAGGTGTTTTGGGATGTTCACAACTGGCTGTTTAGTCCTAGCATAGGTCATGCAGTCTTCATGTTTCAGTCCAGTATCAAGGATGAGGATAAGGACGATAAGGCCTCTTGCCCACCTGCTGCTGTTTTTCAGTGGCCCAATGCTGCAGTAGGGTTTAAAGAAAAACGGTTTATGAGAAGTGGATCTTCTTCTTCTTGCAGATCTTCAGTGATACAGTGGGTTGGTAGCAGCAGCTGCAAGGGTATTGACATTGCAGGCCCTGCAAGTGCTGGCTTATCTCTGCTTTTATATGCCTGGAAAAGTGAGTGA